A window from Drosophila nasuta strain 15112-1781.00 chromosome 3, ASM2355853v1, whole genome shotgun sequence encodes these proteins:
- the LOC132792298 gene encoding JNK-interacting protein 1 isoform X2, whose protein sequence is MADSEFEEFHRPIFEPHAVSSSPFGKKKNTHAFYSLIPNDDLDDSHSSKSDGSDQEEEAKLQRQVEDDELGDGLKVTLSSDGSLDTNDSFNSHRHHPLNHQDAIGGFIGINGMTTGPGPVTIGATTELLTPTAAAATRRRRKLPEIPKNKKCAAGQTPCTLADEFRIGGATATGGAPPRSNQQRSFLSLKCGYLLDEDSSPDSERLQSLGDVDSGHSTAHSPNDFKSMSPQITSPVSQSPFPPPFGGVPFGQLEMLEATHRGLHKFVPRHHDEIELEIGDAIYVQKEAEDLWCEGVNLRTGRQGIFPSAYAVDLDYNEFDPTVQLVKKERYLLGYLGSVETLAHKGTGVVCQAVRKIVGEYGNSPTGQTCILEVSDQGLRMVDRSAPNNKKEKKPCIDYFYSLKNVSFCAFHPRDHRFIGFITKHPTVQRFACHVFKGSESTRPVAEAVGRAFQRFYQKFIETAYPIEDIYIE, encoded by the exons ttggcaaaaagaaaaacacacatgcattttACTC tctcaTACCCAACGATGACCTGGATGATTCGCACTCCTCGAAAAGCGATGGCTCCGatcaggaggaggaggcgaaACTACAGCGTCAAGTCGAAGACGATGAGCTCGGCGATGGCCTGAAGGTGACACTCTCCTCGGATGGTTCGCTCGATACGAATGATTCATTCAACTCGCATCGCCATCATCCGCTGAATCATCAGGATGCCATTGGCGGCTTCATTGGCATCAATGGCATGACAACTGGCCCCGGACCCGTGACCATTGGCGCCACCACAGAGCTGTTGACACCCACAGCTGCAGCGGCCACACGACGTCGTCGCAAGCTGCCCGAGATAcccaaaaataagaaat GTGCCGCTGGACAAACGCCCTGCACGCTGGCGGATGAGTTTCGCATTGGCGGCGCCACAGCAACTGGAGGAGCTCCGCCACGCTCCAATCAGCAGCGCTCGTTCTTGTCGCTCAAGTGTGGCTATCTGCTGGACGAGGACTCCAGTCCGGATTCGGAGCGTTTGCAGAGCCTGGGCGATGTGGACAGCGGCCACAGCACCGCGCATTCGCCCAACGATTTCAAGAGCATGTCGCCACAGATCACATCTCCGGTGTCGCAATCTCCATTCCCGCCACCGTTTGGTGGTGTTCCTTTCGGACAGTTAGAGATGCTGGAGGCCACACATCGGGGACTGCACAAGTTTGTGCCCAGACATCATGATGAAATTGAGCTAGAGATTGGCGATGCCATCTATGTGCAAAAGGAGGCCGAGGATTTGTGGTGCGAGGGCGTCAATTTGCGCACCGGACGTCAGGGGATCTTTCCCTCGGCCTATGCCGTTGATTTAGATTACAATGAGTTTGATCCGACGGTGCAGCTGGTGAAGAAGGAGCGCTATCTGCTCGGGTATCTGGGTTCCGTGGAGACGCTGGCACACAAGGGCACCGGCGTCGTCTGTCAGGCGGTGCGCAAAATTGTGGGTGAATATGGGAATTCGCCAACGGGACAAACGTGCATTTTGGAGGTATCCGATCAAGGATTGCGCATGGTCGATCGCTCAGCACCAAAT AACAAAAAGGAGAAGAAACCCTGCATCGATTACTTCTACTCGCTGAAGAATGTCTCGTTTTGCGCTTTTCATCCACGGGATCATCGCTTCATTGGCTTCATCACCAAGCATCCGACAGTGCAGCGCTTCGCCTGTCACGTCTTCAAGGGCTCTGAGTCGACACGACCCGTTGCCGAGGCTGTGGG ACGCGCCTTTCAACGATTCTATCAGAAATTTATTGAGACCGCTTATCCCATCGAGGACATCTACATTGAgtag
- the LOC132792298 gene encoding JNK-interacting protein 1 isoform X1: MADSEFEEFHRPIFEPHAVSSSPFGKKKNTHAFYSLIPNDDLDDSHSSKSDGSDQEEEAKLQRQVEDDELGDGLKVTLSSDGSLDTNDSFNSHRHHPLNHQDAIGGFIGINGMTTGPGPVTIGATTELLTPTAAAATRRRRKLPEIPKNKKSSILHILGAAGQTPCTLADEFRIGGATATGGAPPRSNQQRSFLSLKCGYLLDEDSSPDSERLQSLGDVDSGHSTAHSPNDFKSMSPQITSPVSQSPFPPPFGGVPFGQLEMLEATHRGLHKFVPRHHDEIELEIGDAIYVQKEAEDLWCEGVNLRTGRQGIFPSAYAVDLDYNEFDPTVQLVKKERYLLGYLGSVETLAHKGTGVVCQAVRKIVGEYGNSPTGQTCILEVSDQGLRMVDRSAPNNKKEKKPCIDYFYSLKNVSFCAFHPRDHRFIGFITKHPTVQRFACHVFKGSESTRPVAEAVGRAFQRFYQKFIETAYPIEDIYIE, from the exons ttggcaaaaagaaaaacacacatgcattttACTC tctcaTACCCAACGATGACCTGGATGATTCGCACTCCTCGAAAAGCGATGGCTCCGatcaggaggaggaggcgaaACTACAGCGTCAAGTCGAAGACGATGAGCTCGGCGATGGCCTGAAGGTGACACTCTCCTCGGATGGTTCGCTCGATACGAATGATTCATTCAACTCGCATCGCCATCATCCGCTGAATCATCAGGATGCCATTGGCGGCTTCATTGGCATCAATGGCATGACAACTGGCCCCGGACCCGTGACCATTGGCGCCACCACAGAGCTGTTGACACCCACAGCTGCAGCGGCCACACGACGTCGTCGCAAGCTGCCCGAGATAcccaaaaataagaaat CTTCCATTCTACATATTCTAGGTGCCGCTGGACAAACGCCCTGCACGCTGGCGGATGAGTTTCGCATTGGCGGCGCCACAGCAACTGGAGGAGCTCCGCCACGCTCCAATCAGCAGCGCTCGTTCTTGTCGCTCAAGTGTGGCTATCTGCTGGACGAGGACTCCAGTCCGGATTCGGAGCGTTTGCAGAGCCTGGGCGATGTGGACAGCGGCCACAGCACCGCGCATTCGCCCAACGATTTCAAGAGCATGTCGCCACAGATCACATCTCCGGTGTCGCAATCTCCATTCCCGCCACCGTTTGGTGGTGTTCCTTTCGGACAGTTAGAGATGCTGGAGGCCACACATCGGGGACTGCACAAGTTTGTGCCCAGACATCATGATGAAATTGAGCTAGAGATTGGCGATGCCATCTATGTGCAAAAGGAGGCCGAGGATTTGTGGTGCGAGGGCGTCAATTTGCGCACCGGACGTCAGGGGATCTTTCCCTCGGCCTATGCCGTTGATTTAGATTACAATGAGTTTGATCCGACGGTGCAGCTGGTGAAGAAGGAGCGCTATCTGCTCGGGTATCTGGGTTCCGTGGAGACGCTGGCACACAAGGGCACCGGCGTCGTCTGTCAGGCGGTGCGCAAAATTGTGGGTGAATATGGGAATTCGCCAACGGGACAAACGTGCATTTTGGAGGTATCCGATCAAGGATTGCGCATGGTCGATCGCTCAGCACCAAAT AACAAAAAGGAGAAGAAACCCTGCATCGATTACTTCTACTCGCTGAAGAATGTCTCGTTTTGCGCTTTTCATCCACGGGATCATCGCTTCATTGGCTTCATCACCAAGCATCCGACAGTGCAGCGCTTCGCCTGTCACGTCTTCAAGGGCTCTGAGTCGACACGACCCGTTGCCGAGGCTGTGGG ACGCGCCTTTCAACGATTCTATCAGAAATTTATTGAGACCGCTTATCCCATCGAGGACATCTACATTGAgtag